One genomic segment of Aythya fuligula isolate bAytFul2 chromosome 5, bAytFul2.pri, whole genome shotgun sequence includes these proteins:
- the TSPAN18 gene encoding tetraspanin-18, with protein MEGDCLSCMKYLMFLFNFFIFLGGACLLGVGIWVIVDPTGFREIVAANPLLFTGAYIMLAMGAMLFLLGFLGCCGAIRENKCLLLFFFMFILLIFLAELSAAILAFIFRENLTREFFTKELKKHYLRNNDTDVFSATWNSVMITFACCGVNGPEDFEAVPHLPNSSFEEATPEACCQRELQSREGMFINKEACLTGVERFQNRQGCYTVILNSFETYVYLAGALAIGVLAIELFAMVFAMCLFRGIQ; from the exons ATGGAGGGAGACTGTCTGAGCTGCATGAAGTAcctgatgtttcttttcaatttctttataTTC CTGGGAGGAGCATGCCTGCTGGGAGTTGGGATCTGGGTCATTGTGGATCCAACAGGTTTTCGAGAGATAGTGGCTGCCAACCCTCTGCTCTTCACCGGAGCGTACATCATGCTGGCCATGGGAGCGATGCTCTTCCTGCTGGGTTTCCTTGGCTGCTGCGGCGCCATCCGTGAGAACAAATGCCTCCTGCTTTTT ttcttcatgtttattttgttaatcTTCCTGGCGGAGCTCTCAGCTGCAATCCTGGCTTTTATCTTCAGAGAAAAT TTGACAAGAGAGTTTTTCACCAAGGAGCTGAAGAAGCATTACCTGAGGAACAATGACACAGATGTCTTCTCCGCCACCTGGAACTCTGTCATGATCACG TTTGCCTGCTGTGGAGTGAATGGACCAGAAGATTTTGAAGCTGTCCCCCATCTTCCAAACTCCTCTTTTGAAGAGGCAACACCAGAGGCTTGTTGCCAGCGAGAACTCCAGAGCCGGGAAGGGATGTTTATTAACAAGGAAGCCTGCCTCACAGGCGTTGAGAGATTTCAGAACCGACAG GGCTGCTACACCGTGATCCTGAACTCCTTTGAGACCTACGTGTACCTTGCGGGAGCCCTTGCCATCGGAGTGTTGGCCATCGAG CTGTTCGCCATGGTCTTTGCCATGTGTCTCTTCCGAGGGATCCAGTAA